In the Opitutaceae bacterium genome, one interval contains:
- a CDS encoding DNA-formamidopyrimidine glycosylase family protein, translated as MPELAEVDFMRRRWDAGIGRRILSVRLHRGARVFRETDLKELSRSLPGRILIGSAGRGKQMLFEFEEEGWLGIHLGMTGELRVESADHRPRRHEHLVLEMEGQSLVFEDPRLFGRVRFATGVDAPDWWRCLPPPLEGPDFRRSDLDAFLKRRKGSSLKAVLLMQERFPGIGNWMADEILWRSRLHPGRRAGSLESDERARLYREIRTVVRGALKHISRPGDHWGDPPPGWLFHERWADGGRCPKTGRKLERSTIGGRTTCWSPAWQK; from the coding sequence ATGCCTGAACTCGCCGAGGTCGATTTCATGCGACGGCGCTGGGATGCGGGAATTGGCCGTCGCATCCTTTCGGTCCGCCTTCATCGAGGGGCGCGTGTCTTTCGGGAAACCGACCTGAAGGAATTGAGCCGATCACTCCCGGGCCGGATCCTGATCGGATCCGCCGGCCGGGGCAAACAGATGCTCTTCGAGTTTGAAGAGGAAGGATGGCTCGGTATCCACCTTGGTATGACAGGAGAGCTTCGGGTGGAGTCCGCGGATCACCGGCCGCGGCGCCACGAGCACCTGGTCCTCGAAATGGAAGGGCAGTCTCTTGTCTTTGAAGATCCCCGCCTCTTTGGCCGGGTGCGGTTCGCAACGGGAGTCGATGCGCCCGACTGGTGGCGGTGCCTGCCGCCACCACTGGAGGGACCGGACTTCCGCCGGTCCGACCTCGATGCCTTCCTCAAGCGCCGCAAGGGCTCCTCCCTCAAGGCGGTCCTCCTGATGCAGGAGCGCTTTCCGGGGATCGGCAACTGGATGGCGGATGAAATCCTCTGGCGCAGTCGTCTGCACCCGGGGCGCCGGGCCGGGTCGCTGGAATCCGACGAGCGGGCGCGCCTCTACCGCGAAATCCGGACGGTGGTTCGCGGTGCCCTCAAGCATATCTCCCGCCCCGGTGATCATTGGGGCGACCCGCCTCCCGGCTGGCTCTTCCATGAGCGATGGGCCGACGGTGGGCGGTGTCCGAAAACGGGACGGAAGCTGGAGCGCTCGACGATCGGCGGCCGCACGACCTGCTGGTCCCCGGCCTGGCAGAAGTAG